The following proteins come from a genomic window of Maribacter sp. HTCC2170:
- a CDS encoding head GIN domain-containing protein, with translation MKKILNILLFMILISCNNENAPDCFQDAGELVRVEVDMDTFAKITVFENVSLILEQGDVQKVEIETGEFLLNEVTAYVEGDRLILQNENGCNFFRDYGLTKVYVTSPNITEIRSSTGLPIKSNGVLGYSSIRLYSESFVNPDAETTDGEFDLELNSKNVGVVANGIAYFKLRGNTEHLSVTVAAGDSRIEAEDLVSETISLNHRGTNDIQVNPQQSITGVIRGTGDVISFNQPATIEVEELYTGKLIFK, from the coding sequence ATGAAAAAGATACTGAACATATTACTTTTTATGATTTTGATCTCTTGTAATAATGAGAATGCACCGGACTGTTTTCAAGATGCCGGAGAACTTGTTAGGGTAGAAGTTGACATGGACACTTTCGCAAAAATAACGGTGTTTGAAAATGTTAGCTTAATACTTGAGCAAGGTGATGTGCAAAAGGTGGAGATTGAAACGGGTGAATTTCTTCTAAACGAAGTTACTGCATACGTTGAAGGTGATAGATTGATTTTGCAAAATGAAAACGGTTGTAATTTCTTCAGGGATTATGGTCTTACCAAAGTATATGTTACTTCTCCAAATATTACAGAAATACGAAGTAGCACTGGGTTGCCAATTAAAAGCAATGGAGTTCTAGGTTATTCTTCTATAAGGTTGTATTCGGAAAGTTTTGTAAATCCGGATGCGGAAACCACAGATGGGGAGTTCGATTTGGAATTGAATTCGAAAAACGTAGGGGTGGTTGCAAACGGAATAGCATATTTCAAATTAAGGGGAAATACGGAGCACTTAAGTGTGACAGTGGCTGCTGGTGATTCACGAATTGAAGCTGAAGATTTGGTTTCTGAAACTATTAGCCTTAATCATAGAGGAACCAATGATATCCAAGTTAACCCACAACAATCAATAACTGGAGTTATCCGAGGTACTGGAGATGTAATAAGTTTTAATCAACCAGCAACAATTGAGGTTGAGGAATTGTACACGGGCAAACTAATTTTCAAGTAG